From Candidatus Thorarchaeota archaeon:
TCCAAATGATGCATGGATAATGAAGGGCTTGAAAGATCCGTTCCATGCTGTATCTCTCGAGCAGTCATCGGCTCAGGATGGCGGAGCATATACCAGTATACACGCAAGGTCCTTCCCTTGATGGACTGTTCTAACTCATCCTGTGGTGGAATTTCGTCAGGCACACGCTATCGCTCCAACGAGAGGTACACCATATGCTCACACCCGTTCCTCTTAACTGCTATGGGAAGGAAAAAGAACAAGCATCCAATTGAATGTAAGAATGAATATTGTGAGGATACCAATATTCTCAAATACTCCGTCTTCAGCGATACAATCAGGCCGACCTGGTAGAGCTTTGGGTTACACCAAAACTTCTGAGCGACCAAGGAGAAATACGCTGTGTCTAGTACTCGAGAGCCAATCACTCCAAAACCGCCGAGAAAGCGGGACAAAGTGCTTGTTATTCTACAGGAACAGTGCAAGCAATGTGAACTATGCACTGAATTTTGTCCAAAAGACGTACTCTGCATCGATGAGAGCAAATACAACGAAAAGGGATATCATCCCGTCACAGCTTGTGACATCGATTCCTGTGTGAATTGCGAATTCTGTGAGCGAATATGCCCAGATATGGCAATTTTCTTAGCTGAAAGAGATGAAGCAAGAGAGGCCTATGAAAAAGGCGATTTGGAGAAGGGAGCGCTCATTCCTGAATTTGAGGAGGAAGAAGAGGAGGACTAGTTAATGCCTGAGCAAACTATGTTTACAATGGGTGATATCGCCTGTGCGGAAGGAGCGCTGCATGCGGGTTGCAGGTATTTCGGTGGGTATCCCATTACACCAGCGACAGAAATAGCTGAACGTATGTCTCAACGGATGCCAGAAATTGGTGGCTCGTATGTGCAGTACGAGGATGAGATTGCATCAATTACCAGCGTTATAGGGGCATCATGGACCGGTACAAAATCCATGACTGCAACATCCGGACCTGGCGTTAGCCTCATGAATGAATCAATAGGTCTTGCTGTAATGACCGAAACACCATTGGTATTGGTCAATATCATGAGAGGAGCTCCAAGCACAGGACAACCCACACGAGGTCAGCAGGGTGACGTCATGCAGGCCAAGTGGGGTAGTCATGGAGACTACCAAATCATTGCCCTTACTCCAGCTTCAGTCCAAGAAATGTTCGATCAGACAGTGAAAGCGTTCAACTTGGCTGAAAAATATAGAGTGCCTGTTTTTGTACTTGCAGATGAAACTGTAGGTCACATGAGAGAGCGACTTGTCATTCCAGATAAAGATGACATCGAAATAGTCAATCGGAAAAAGCCAACTGTTGATCCTTCAGAGTATCTTCCATTCAAACCAGACGAGGACCAGATTCCTCCTATGGCTGTGTTTGGCTCAGAATATCAGTTCTATGCTACAGGCCTTACTCACGATGAGCGTGGATATCCTACTGATGCCGAAGATGTTCAGATGCAATTGATTACCCGCCTCAATCACAAGATTCTCGATCACATGGACGATATTGTTGAAGTTGAGGAGTTCATGCTTGATGATGCAGACATAGCATTGATTGCCTATGGAACACCATCCCGCAGCGGGCGAAAAGCCATTCGAGAGGTCAGAGAAGAAGGTATCAAGGCGGGTATGTTGAGACTAAAAACTGTATGGCCATTCCCCGAGGACATCGTTGCTAATTTGGCTTCAGAAGTCGAGCATATAATCGTTGCAGAACAGAATATGGGCCAGATATACCATATGGTTAGAGGCCCAGCTGCACCTACACCCATTCACTTGATGCAGAAACCAACCGGTATGCCACAACTTCCAAGTGAGATAATCGCCAAAATCGAAGAGATTGATTCGATTTAAGGCCGAGGAACAGGCCCTAACCGAATTTACCGATACTGAATTGGCTATAGAGGGAAATTCCCAAATAATGCTGATGGGGGCCCGAGATGACAGAAGAATCCATTCTCAGGAGTAGAAGCGGATTTGCACTGATTCCAATGCAGATTACAGGCGGCTTTGTGTTATCACTCTATTTTACATTCATTCCGCTCTATGTATATGACTTGTACGGTTTCATAGCAAGCTCGCTATGCAGAACACTAGTTGCCATTACAGCGATCTCACTCTCGTGGGTGTGGGGCTGGGTATCAGATATGTTTGCATCAAGGAAGAAACTTCTTGCCATTTCCATGATTGGGCAGGCCGCATTCACCGTTCTCTTTCCCCTCACTGAGCTAGTGGCGGGTTCAGGGATGTTCCACTTGGCAATCTTACTCTTTGCATACATGCTTGCTTCGCTGTTTACCTCGCTATATAATCCAGTACGAAATGCCACTATTACATTAATGGAACAGAGGGAGGAACGAAGGGCATCCAATATTGGTGCATTTTTTCTGTTCTCTTCAGCTGGGTGGGGATTGGGCGGGCTACTCATTGGATATCTCTGGGACATCTGGCCACTTCATCTTACATTCTTGTTTACTGCAGGAATTCACCTTGTAGCTATGGCAATTTTTCTAGTCTTGTTTCAAGAAGAGGATGTAGAAACTGAAGCTCCTCCGAGAAGAGGAGTCATTGAAAGCCTTCGAAATATGAAGCCAGTTCTTTTCCAAGTCACACTGGCGATTCTGCTCATCAGCGTAGGTCGAGGAGTATTCTTGCCACTCTTCCAAGTGAAGATATACGAAATCTACGGAAGGGAGAGCTTCTGGATAGGAGTCATCAGTGCCCTCAGCGGATTGGCGGGGGCGATTGGGTCCTTTGGCTATGGAAAGCTAACTGATCGTATAGGTGATTCGGCCGCCCTTAGATTAGGCATGTTCGGTAATCTTGGCCTTTTTCTCCTCGGCATCCTAAATCATCCCATCACAGCGGCTTTGGTTTGGATATTCCCCATCTGGCCACTCATTTCCGTATCTTCTGTTTCCTTGGCTGCTGGCCACTCTGAGGACACCAGACGGGGAGAAGCACAAGGAGTCATAGAAAGTGCAAGGTCGTTTTCCGGGCTTTTCTCAGTGATAGGCGGGATAGCAGCTTTCTTGCTAGGTGCTGAGCAGGATATCAATAGATTAGCTCCATTTTTCTTGTCTTTGATTCTCTTCCCAATTCTAGCATACATTCCTGCAAAGAGAAGCGAGAGCAAGGATTCGGAAGACGTCTAAATTTTGTGATAATCATAGACCAAGAAGAGTGAGAACATCAAGAATTGATAATATCTTTCACTACGTTTCCACCTTCCACAACTCCCCAAGCACCAAATGATAGCTTCTTCCACCGAGTATAGAGATTATCCATCTGATGAGTCAATACACCAAAGTAGAGTGTGAGAACAATTCCATGGGATACGATTAGGAGTTTCGTCTCTTCTTTTTTCTTGACGTCGTCTACACCGCTCGTAAATCGCCTAAGTGCCGAGGAAGTTGTCTCCCAA
This genomic window contains:
- a CDS encoding 4Fe-4S ferredoxin — protein: MSSTREPITPKPPRKRDKVLVILQEQCKQCELCTEFCPKDVLCIDESKYNEKGYHPVTACDIDSCVNCEFCERICPDMAIFLAERDEAREAYEKGDLEKGALIPEFEEEEEED
- a CDS encoding 2-oxoacid:acceptor oxidoreductase subunit alpha → MPEQTMFTMGDIACAEGALHAGCRYFGGYPITPATEIAERMSQRMPEIGGSYVQYEDEIASITSVIGASWTGTKSMTATSGPGVSLMNESIGLAVMTETPLVLVNIMRGAPSTGQPTRGQQGDVMQAKWGSHGDYQIIALTPASVQEMFDQTVKAFNLAEKYRVPVFVLADETVGHMRERLVIPDKDDIEIVNRKKPTVDPSEYLPFKPDEDQIPPMAVFGSEYQFYATGLTHDERGYPTDAEDVQMQLITRLNHKILDHMDDIVEVEEFMLDDADIALIAYGTPSRSGRKAIREVREEGIKAGMLRLKTVWPFPEDIVANLASEVEHIIVAEQNMGQIYHMVRGPAAPTPIHLMQKPTGMPQLPSEIIAKIEEIDSI
- a CDS encoding MFS transporter, whose amino-acid sequence is MTEESILRSRSGFALIPMQITGGFVLSLYFTFIPLYVYDLYGFIASSLCRTLVAITAISLSWVWGWVSDMFASRKKLLAISMIGQAAFTVLFPLTELVAGSGMFHLAILLFAYMLASLFTSLYNPVRNATITLMEQREERRASNIGAFFLFSSAGWGLGGLLIGYLWDIWPLHLTFLFTAGIHLVAMAIFLVLFQEEDVETEAPPRRGVIESLRNMKPVLFQVTLAILLISVGRGVFLPLFQVKIYEIYGRESFWIGVISALSGLAGAIGSFGYGKLTDRIGDSAALRLGMFGNLGLFLLGILNHPITAALVWIFPIWPLISVSSVSLAAGHSEDTRRGEAQGVIESARSFSGLFSVIGGIAAFLLGAEQDINRLAPFFLSLILFPILAYIPAKRSESKDSEDV